One Burkholderia cepacia genomic window carries:
- a CDS encoding TraR/DksA family transcriptional regulator, whose product MALDEREWQTLHRRLTECEQTLRAEIRASEHQRASESYADLAGAAPDEGDEANADLFVDVDHALIGMKLAELRAVARALQRMRDGSYGDCVDCDTPVDYERLLARPTAERCAYCQKLHERRYATGTRASL is encoded by the coding sequence ATGGCGCTCGACGAACGCGAATGGCAAACCCTGCATCGACGATTGACCGAGTGCGAGCAGACGCTGCGCGCGGAGATTCGCGCGAGCGAGCACCAGCGCGCGTCGGAGTCGTATGCGGACCTGGCTGGCGCCGCGCCCGACGAGGGCGACGAAGCGAACGCCGATCTGTTCGTCGACGTCGATCATGCGCTGATCGGCATGAAGCTGGCGGAATTGCGCGCGGTCGCGCGCGCATTGCAGCGGATGCGTGACGGCAGCTACGGCGATTGTGTGGACTGCGACACGCCCGTCGACTACGAGCGCCTGCTCGCGCGGCCGACCGCGGAGCGCTGCGCCTATTGCCAGAAGCTGCACGAACGGCGGTACGCGACGGGCACACGCGCGTCGCTCTGA